A DNA window from Anastrepha obliqua isolate idAnaObli1 chromosome 5, idAnaObli1_1.0, whole genome shotgun sequence contains the following coding sequences:
- the LOC129247123 gene encoding uncharacterized protein LOC129247123 yields the protein MPKQVNAAKTAATDDGAVKPFESTLNGGDNIITISTSSITNECHSSALNEDSLKSTSSKLESANSDTAARQHSCTYLKPPATAVSVSAANVEIHTQTRSSPRCCDLSRLISFQDNNADVHHRRGRRLHGLQVPLHPLQVFGWLVLILFGIASFLVLIPSFTSEFQGPLYGLISGLYIVHVASHLAALLIDPADRELQRVHRNDRIVPEFDRNKHAHVIENGRCHLCNIRTSSPRTKHCSVCNKCVGKFDHHCKWLNHCIGSRNYVAFLMCVVSAVIATVVIVAAVVAQIMLYYVHPEWLSFWHPTAGNGASSGLSSESIANNANIDPNVVQFIQNESVLNSTIGETANVTNNFDVAANVTTNNATYLLDTDMLPDVTLPTPAANVSTLIADTINDTVLLHLNQTFTGAETTLDDAGDISKNNVTAARIAGISVSDTIFLVLIGFLGLLAAITAGLLLHLCFFHIYISFLGLTTYEYIRNHRQVQENKAKQTISNLPKEDHQHFPLTPSKKTNDCGQMYICSSTRHPNAISPADLHYFETRKPLPKREESPRSKLHCCVDSREYHQPTMKAYYMCSLLEENAPSSPLGISHISGRGNARTGGLYDSNGTPETTDSGYKTIHCCSSFGTLATQRRVSAATSKATLVSDIEAISARRSYMQYTEQCTLCTFRIRSPIVSKRVGDVNIRAVSGRHYGAQSHIELSPTQRSISASSKVVTTEHQRCCMKSISKNQRWRRKWNCCSNVPDSPDVPNDIISALTMRHQHSSATSAGKKVNATEMPVHFIKTVNGSGSGDSTTGSLSSSRPTSPRSANLKSNSRSRYSRTWPMPRLRLVMRMLGRYRRTRCRKTDGNGEVASIDEHQVKQNQIRPLHLRTSGNGAYSRHHLNHQNQQQNYNDSSSPQPPSSTTTTSERSDQSMYSDSSNLTTPSGQTPNAIETILPTSIIRDDTSMTYTTPMGITLPPALPPPTRRKIPNPTNLEELAETLSFVSHSSGGGSGTLSPVQRLPTLSNVYRRQRRKHFLRTRSPTLSPIHETGLSNPTSPQPGRHNAVASNYSAFAVTGSLGDSAEIGRKNSSNSSLHSISSNSSST from the coding sequence ATGCCCAAACAAGTCAATGCTGCCAAGACTGCTGCGACAGACGACGGAGCCGTAAAGCCGTTTGAGTCCACATTGAATGGTGGCGACAACATCATAACCATCAGCACAAGCAGTATCACCAACGAGTGTCATTCATCCGCCCTCAATGAGGATTCGCTGAAATCTACATCATCTAAATTAGAATCAGCTAATAGCGACACTGCCGCTCGTCAGCATTCCTGCACTTATTTGAAGCCGCCAGCTACAGCCGTTTCAGTTTCTGCTGCCAACGTCGAAATACATACTCAGACCCGATCATCCCCCCGCTGTTGTGATCTGTCGCGTTTAATTTCATTCCAAGATAATAACGCTGATGTCCATCATCGTCGAGGTCGCCGCTTGCATGGCTTACAAGTACCGCTACATCCGCTACAAGTATTCGGTTGGCTCGTGCTGATACTATTCGGTATTGCCTCGTTCTTGGTCTTGATACCGTCGTTCACGAGTGAATTTCAAGGTCCGCTTTACGGCCTTATTTCGGGTTTGTATATAGTGCATGTTGCATCACATTTGGCTGCACTTCTAATTGATCCCGCGGATCGTGAGCTACAGCGCGTCCATCGCAACGATCGTATTGTACCGGAGTTCGATCGTAATAAACACGCACATGTTATTGAGAACGGTCGTTGCCATTTGTGTAACATACGCACTTCGTCACCGCGTACTAAGCACTGCTCGGTTTGTAATAAGTGTGTCGGAAAATTCGATCATCACTGCAAATGGCTGAATCACTGTATCGGTTCGCGTAACTATGTAGCATTTCTAATGTGCGTGGTCAGTGCAGTGATTGCAACGGTGGTGATTGTCGCGGCAGTGGTAGCACAAATTATGCTTTATTATGTGCACCCTGAATGGCTGAGCTTCTGGCATCCAACAGCCGGAAATGGCGCAAGCAGCGGCCTATCAAGTGAAAGTATTGCTAACAATGCCAACATAGACCCCAATGTCGTACAATTTATCCAAAATGAGAGTGTGCTTAATAGCACTATTGGAGAAACAGCCAATGTTACCAATAACTTCGATGTCGCCGCAAATGTCACAACCAACAATGCAACTTATCTGCTGGATACCGATATGTTGCCGGATGTGACTTTGCCAACGCCCGCTGCGAATGTAAGTACACTAATTGCGGACACAATCAACGATACAGTGCTGTTGCACTTAAACCAAACATTCACGGGCGCAGAGACAACATTGGATGATGCAGGCGACatttccaaaaacaatgttACAGCTGCCAGAATCGCCGGCATTAGTGTTAGTGATACCATTTTCCTGGTGCTAATTGGCTTTCTGGGACTCTTGGCTGCTATCACGGCAGGTCTCCTTCTGCAtctttgttttttccatatatacATCTCTTTCCTCGGTCTTACAACCTACGAATACATACGTAATCATCGCCAAGTGCAAGAGAACAAAGCTAAACAAACGATTTCAAACCTGCCAAAAGAAGATCATCAACATTTCCCTTTGACTCCGTCCAAAAAGACTAATGACTGCGGCCAAATGTATATCTGCTCCAGTACAAGGCATCCAAATGCTATAAGTCCAGCCGATTTGCATTATTTTGAAACGCGTAAGCCACTTCCAAAGCGTGAGGAAAGTCCGCGGTCGAAATTGCATTGTTGTGTTGATTCCCGAGAATATCATCAACCGACTATGAAGGCGTACTATATGTGCTCGCTGCTCGAGGAGAATGCCCCAAGTTCGCCGCTTGGAATATCGCATATCAGTGGTAGAGGAAATGCTAGAACTGGAGGTTTGTATGATTCAAACGGAACACCTGAAACAACGGATAGCGGCTATAAGACAATCCATTGTTGTTCTTCATTTGGCACTCTAGCGACCCAGCGTAGAGTCAGCGCTGCCACTTCCAAAGCCACTTTGGTCAGTGACATAGAAGCGATAAGTGCACGACGTTCATATATGCAGTACACCGAGCAGTGCACATTGTGCACTTTTCGAATACGCAGTCCTATAGTGAGCAAACGTGTTGGAGATGTAAACATACGTGCCGTGAGTGGCAGACACTACGGTGCACAAAGTCATATAGAGCTGAGTCCAACACAGAGGTCTATTTCGGCAAGCTCCAAAGTGGTGACTACTGAGCACCAGCGTTGCTGCATGAAGTCAATATCGAAGAACCAGCGTTGGCGTCGAAAATGGAACTGCTGTTCGAATGTTCCTGACAGTCCCGATGTGCCGAACGACATTATTAGCGCTTTGACAATGCGCCACCAACACAGCTCTGCCACAAGCGCCGGGAAGAAAGTGAATGCTACAGAAATGCCTGTACATTTCATTAAAACAGTGAATGGAAGCGGCAGCGGAGACAGCACAACCGGCAGTCTAAGCAGTAGCCGCCCAACCTCTCCTCGCAGTGCCAATCTCAAATCAAATTCCCGCTCGCGTTACTCTCGCACCTGGCCAATGCCACGTCTGCGCCTCGTGATGCGCATGCTGGGTCGTTATCGCCGAACCCGCTGTCGAAAAACTGACGGTAATGGTGAGGTTGCTAGCATTGACGAACACCAAGTTAAACAGAACCAAATCCGCCCACTTCACTTACGAACCAGCGGCAACGGCGCATATAGTCGTCATCATCTTAATCaccaaaatcaacaacaaaattacaacGATAGCAGCTCACCACAACCACCCTCATCCACAACGACCACATCTGAGCGCAGCGATCAAAGTATGTACAGTGATTCGAGTAATCTCACAACACCCTCGGGTCAAACGCCCAATGCAATCGAGACGATCCTGCCCACATCAATTATACGTGATGATACGTCCATGACATATACGACACCAATGGGAATCACACTCCCACCAGCCTTACCCCCACCAACACGACGCAAAATACCAAATCCTACAAATCTAGAAGAGCTCGCAGAGACACTAAGTTTCGTCTCCCATTCGTCGGGTGGTGGTTCAGGGACTTTATCGCCGGTGCAACGGCTCCCAACTTTGAGCAACGTTTATCGTCGACAACGACGCAAACATTTTCTGCGCACGCGTTCACCAACTTTGTCGCCTATACACGAAACTGGACTTTCAAACCCAACATCACCACAGCCGGGTCGACACAATGCTGTCGCCTCCAACTATAGTGCTTTTGCTGTGACGGGTAGTCTAGGCGATTCAGCCGAAATAGGCAGAAAGAATTCATCGAATAGTTCACTACATAGTATTAGTTCAAACTCTAGCAGTacttaa